Proteins from a genomic interval of Chroococcidiopsis thermalis PCC 7203:
- a CDS encoding leucyl aminopeptidase — protein MEIRAIDTPLLDWAGDALALGLFEDAVELTGELAELDGKFAGAIAELIADTEFKAKEGSTAVTRVSGGSAVRKVILVGLGKPDGLKIDSWRKAAAAVARLAKKERCKTLGISLPAWNNDPTATAQALAEGIQLALFQDNRFKSEPEEKPPTVERVDLLGLGSQDDAVTRASQIASGVILARELVAAPANAVTPVTMAETAQAIASEHGLAVEILEREDCEKLGMGAFLGVAQASELPPKFIHLTYKPDGTPKRKLAIIGKGLTFDSGGLNIKGAGSGIETMKMDMGGAAATLGAAKAIAQLKPDVEVHFISAATENMISGRAMHPGDILKASNGKTIEVNNTDAEGRLTLADALVFAEKLGVDAIVDLATLTGACIVALGDEIAGLFTPHDALAHEIQAAAEIAGEKFWRLPMEEKYFEGLKSGIADMKNTGPRAGGSITAALFLKQFVKETPWVHLDVAGPVWTDKENGYNNAGATGFGVRTLVNWVLTN, from the coding sequence ATGGAAATTCGAGCGATTGATACACCACTTCTAGACTGGGCTGGAGATGCTCTTGCCCTTGGTTTATTTGAGGATGCTGTAGAATTGACAGGCGAACTGGCAGAGCTGGACGGAAAATTTGCTGGGGCGATCGCGGAACTAATCGCAGATACGGAGTTTAAGGCGAAAGAAGGTAGTACGGCGGTGACGCGGGTTAGCGGTGGTAGCGCCGTCCGCAAAGTCATATTGGTAGGACTGGGTAAGCCAGATGGACTAAAAATAGATAGCTGGCGTAAAGCAGCTGCGGCAGTGGCGCGGTTAGCGAAAAAGGAACGGTGTAAAACTTTAGGAATTAGCTTGCCAGCGTGGAATAACGATCCGACTGCAACGGCTCAAGCTTTGGCTGAGGGAATTCAACTGGCTTTATTTCAAGATAATCGGTTTAAGTCAGAACCAGAAGAGAAACCGCCAACTGTAGAGCGAGTTGACTTACTAGGGTTGGGCAGTCAAGATGATGCTGTTACCCGTGCCAGCCAGATTGCTTCGGGTGTAATTTTGGCGCGGGAATTGGTGGCTGCTCCAGCTAATGCCGTAACACCAGTCACAATGGCAGAAACAGCACAGGCGATCGCCTCCGAACACGGATTGGCGGTTGAAATTCTCGAACGGGAAGATTGTGAAAAGTTAGGTATGGGCGCGTTTTTAGGTGTTGCCCAAGCTTCGGAGTTGCCTCCCAAATTCATCCACTTGACCTACAAACCCGATGGTACGCCTAAGCGCAAGCTGGCGATTATTGGTAAGGGCTTAACCTTCGATTCTGGCGGCTTGAATATTAAGGGCGCTGGCAGCGGGATTGAAACGATGAAAATGGATATGGGTGGTGCTGCGGCGACTCTAGGGGCAGCTAAAGCGATCGCGCAACTGAAGCCCGATGTAGAAGTGCATTTTATCAGCGCTGCTACTGAGAACATGATCAGCGGTCGTGCCATGCACCCTGGCGATATCCTCAAAGCCTCAAATGGCAAGACGATTGAAGTGAATAACACCGATGCTGAAGGACGGTTGACTTTAGCAGATGCGCTGGTGTTTGCTGAAAAATTAGGCGTAGATGCGATCGTTGACTTAGCTACTTTAACTGGTGCTTGCATTGTCGCCTTGGGAGATGAGATCGCGGGATTATTTACTCCCCACGATGCTTTAGCTCATGAAATCCAAGCTGCTGCTGAGATTGCAGGCGAAAAGTTTTGGCGGCTACCTATGGAAGAAAAATATTTTGAGGGTTTGAAGTCTGGGATTGCCGATATGAAGAATACGGGTCCCCGTGCTGGTGGTTCGATTACCGCTGCCCTATTTCTCAAACAATTTGTTAAAGAAACTCCTTGGGTGCATTTGGATGTAGCTGGTCCTGTCTGGACGGACAAGGAAAATGGCTATAACAACGCTGGAGCAACCGGTTTTGGCGTGCGAACTCTGGTAAATTGGGTGTTGACTAACTAG
- a CDS encoding shikimate kinase, producing the protein MMGAGKTTIGKILAAQLGYGFVDTDAVIEQLTQKSINQIFAEKGETTFRQIETKVLSEVCAYTRLAISTGGGIVLRRENWSYLHYGLIVWLDVPVEQLYSRLAEDNTRPLLQDPDPIGKLRSLLDERRSLYAEADLHITPHPQDTPNAIAAQVLEAIPSVLKAKVGSRE; encoded by the coding sequence ATGATGGGTGCGGGTAAGACGACAATAGGAAAAATACTAGCAGCCCAACTCGGTTACGGGTTTGTCGATACGGATGCAGTCATCGAACAACTGACACAAAAATCAATTAACCAAATCTTTGCTGAAAAGGGAGAAACAACGTTTCGGCAGATAGAAACTAAAGTCTTATCAGAAGTTTGTGCCTACACTCGTCTCGCCATTTCTACTGGTGGCGGAATAGTACTGCGGCGAGAAAACTGGAGTTATTTGCATTATGGCTTAATTGTTTGGCTGGATGTGCCGGTCGAACAACTCTACAGCCGCTTAGCAGAAGATAATACTAGACCTTTACTACAAGATCCCGATCCAATTGGAAAACTGCGATCGCTCCTCGATGAGAGGCGATCGCTCTACGCCGAAGCTGACTTGCACATTACCCCTCATCCCCAAGATACGCCAAATGCGATCGCAGCACAGGTATTAGAAGCAATTCCTTCAGTGTTGAAAGCGAAAGTCGGCAGTCGGGAGTAA
- a CDS encoding tetratricopeptide repeat protein, translating into MSFVSKRLTLFIWALLITLGLAVTQSAPLKLAVAKESNRDRAPSNPHAMHLAQATSSQPSATLFDDLGNLHHPISTNSKLAQRYFDQGLTLAYGFNHAEAARSFQEAAKLDPECAICYWGVALVLGPNINAPMEPEAVSEAWRSLQQALKLSKNASDKEKAYIQALAKRYPSQPVDDRKSFDLAYANAMREVAQRYPDDPDAATLFAESLMDTTPWDYWEEDGTLKLAGKEIIATLESILQEHPNHPGANHLYIHAVEKERPDLGVASADRLMQLVPNSGHLVHMASHIYIRVGRYHDAVLSNQRGIAADNAYAARNQVEGIYPLAYMPHNHHFLWFAALMTGQSKVATQAALRTAKVDAKLMRQPDFAGALQHFYTIPTYTYIRFGQWDRILSTSAPAKDLKYPSGVWHYARGRAFAAKGQIKPAMRELKKLQAIAAIPALQDIKIWGFNSTASILNLASQVLAGEIAAQQKNYQQAIAHLQTAVKLEDALVYTEPADWSQPARQSLGGILLKARRFAQAEQAYRDDLNIYPENGWSLYGLMQSLKAQNKQAEAQVVQKQFEQAWQYADSYQ; encoded by the coding sequence ATGTCTTTCGTCTCTAAACGCCTCACGCTATTTATTTGGGCGCTATTAATAACGTTAGGACTAGCTGTCACTCAGTCTGCACCATTGAAATTAGCAGTGGCAAAAGAATCGAACCGCGATCGCGCTCCGTCTAACCCTCATGCGATGCACCTTGCTCAAGCAACATCATCTCAACCCTCTGCAACGCTGTTTGACGATCTCGGTAATCTCCACCACCCTATTTCAACGAATTCAAAACTCGCTCAACGCTACTTCGACCAAGGTTTAACCTTAGCATATGGGTTCAATCATGCAGAAGCAGCCCGTTCCTTCCAAGAAGCTGCTAAACTCGATCCTGAATGTGCGATCTGCTACTGGGGTGTTGCCCTCGTCCTTGGACCCAACATCAACGCACCGATGGAACCAGAAGCAGTGTCTGAAGCTTGGCGATCGCTCCAGCAAGCACTTAAGCTGAGTAAAAATGCTAGTGACAAAGAAAAGGCTTACATTCAAGCATTAGCAAAACGTTACCCATCGCAGCCAGTTGACGACCGCAAGTCATTCGATCTTGCCTATGCTAACGCCATGCGAGAAGTTGCCCAACGCTACCCAGACGATCCAGATGCAGCAACTTTGTTTGCTGAATCTTTAATGGACACAACTCCCTGGGATTACTGGGAGGAAGATGGCACGCTTAAACTAGCAGGTAAAGAGATTATCGCCACCTTAGAGTCAATTCTACAAGAACATCCCAACCATCCTGGTGCTAACCATCTCTACATTCATGCCGTAGAGAAAGAACGTCCCGATTTGGGAGTTGCGTCTGCCGATCGCCTGATGCAACTGGTTCCCAATTCCGGTCACTTAGTACACATGGCATCGCACATCTATATTCGTGTAGGCAGATATCACGATGCCGTACTGTCCAATCAACGCGGGATTGCTGCTGACAACGCTTACGCGGCTCGGAACCAGGTAGAGGGGATTTATCCGTTGGCTTATATGCCCCACAACCATCATTTTCTCTGGTTCGCCGCCTTAATGACTGGACAGAGTAAAGTCGCAACCCAGGCAGCACTTCGCACAGCTAAAGTAGATGCAAAACTCATGCGACAGCCCGATTTTGCTGGAGCCTTGCAACACTTCTATACGATTCCCACGTACACCTATATTCGGTTTGGGCAATGGGATCGGATTCTCTCAACCTCTGCACCCGCAAAAGATCTGAAATATCCTTCGGGAGTTTGGCACTACGCACGCGGACGCGCTTTTGCTGCCAAAGGTCAGATAAAACCAGCAATGCGGGAATTAAAAAAACTACAAGCGATCGCCGCGATTCCAGCCTTGCAAGACATCAAAATTTGGGGCTTTAACTCAACGGCAAGTATTTTAAATCTTGCTTCCCAAGTGCTAGCAGGTGAAATTGCAGCACAACAGAAAAATTACCAACAGGCGATCGCACACTTGCAAACAGCGGTCAAGCTAGAAGATGCTCTTGTTTATACCGAGCCTGCTGACTGGTCTCAACCTGCACGGCAATCGCTAGGAGGTATTTTACTCAAAGCACGTCGCTTCGCCCAAGCAGAACAAGCCTATCGAGATGACTTGAATATTTATCCCGAAAACGGCTGGTCTCTCTATGGGTTAATGCAAAGCCTTAAAGCACAGAACAAGCAAGCGGAAGCTCAAGTCGTCCAAAAGCAGTTCGAGCAAGCTTGGCAGTATGCTGACAGTTATCAGTGA
- a CDS encoding protein kinase domain-containing protein has protein sequence MAAILLKNRYRVLRELANGRFGKTFLAEDTQMPSGKKCIIKQLKPIENSPQVDRIIREKFQREAATLETLGDINSQIPRLYAYFIEAGEFYLVQEWIQGQTLSDRVQQVGLFSEREVKEILLDILPVLQYIHSQGIIHRDLKPDNIIWRSRDSKPVLVDFGTIKEIMGTTVTASGRATSSIVVGTPGFIPNEQAAGKPLFASDLYALGLTAIYLLTGKMPQELKTNPLTGEIHWRQQTLNVSPKFAVILDKTIQPSARDRYMNAPAMLAALQQLDTHTVPPKASAPQTPASATPPTPASPRVSAPQAPPTATPSTPTPSRVSAPQAPPTATPPNPTPPTPASPRVSAPQTPASATPPTPASPRVSAPQTPASATPPTPASPRVSAPQTPASATPPTPASPRVSAPQTPASATPPTPASQTIIPESSPPPPTAVSTPPKQVERKEIQTGVTSGKANREKAKTSATSKLVTLAKAALILCGSLVALAVLFVAISYVTRPKTNSINNDSPTTIAEQNGKPSELNSSSTTHNQPNGVSPQPASTTSNLNEQVKIGRLKTYTYNTNLFSIDVPENWQRRDRSTTGEAIVSWYDPTNNAAIVVDVFTREAFQQKGQIPQARLSRFLARAAQQQYRANPDFQLAATEPASGGWLQVHWSYAVTNLQGKKSKMLGYGFVKQDDDKISYIHFIVPETQYPQLRSQLGKVTSSYSVNSTAPLP, from the coding sequence ATGGCAGCAATCTTGTTAAAAAATCGTTACCGAGTGCTGCGAGAACTAGCAAATGGGAGGTTTGGGAAGACTTTTTTAGCAGAAGACACTCAGATGCCTTCTGGTAAGAAATGTATCATTAAGCAGCTCAAACCGATCGAAAACAGTCCCCAGGTCGATCGAATAATCAGAGAAAAATTTCAGCGTGAAGCCGCAACTTTAGAAACGCTAGGCGATATCAATAGTCAAATCCCTCGTTTGTATGCCTATTTTATAGAGGCTGGAGAATTTTATTTAGTTCAAGAGTGGATTCAAGGTCAAACTCTGAGCGATCGCGTCCAGCAAGTAGGACTGTTTAGCGAACGAGAAGTTAAAGAAATACTATTAGATATACTGCCAGTTCTGCAATACATTCACAGTCAAGGTATTATTCACCGCGATCTAAAACCAGACAATATTATTTGGCGATCGCGAGATAGCAAACCCGTACTAGTTGATTTTGGCACGATTAAGGAAATCATGGGAACGACGGTAACGGCTTCCGGTCGTGCCACAAGTTCGATTGTGGTAGGTACGCCAGGATTTATTCCCAACGAACAAGCAGCGGGAAAACCTTTATTTGCTAGCGATTTATATGCTTTAGGCTTGACAGCAATTTATTTACTGACAGGTAAGATGCCGCAAGAACTGAAAACTAACCCTTTGACGGGTGAGATCCACTGGCGACAGCAAACATTAAATGTGAGTCCAAAATTTGCGGTGATTTTAGATAAAACAATACAACCATCCGCCCGCGATCGCTACATGAATGCGCCTGCTATGTTAGCAGCTTTGCAGCAGCTCGACACTCATACTGTTCCACCGAAAGCTAGTGCGCCGCAAACGCCAGCGAGTGCAACTCCACCGACTCCTGCTTCACCAAGAGTTAGTGCGCCACAAGCACCACCGACTGCAACTCCATCGACTCCTACTCCATCGAGAGTTAGTGCGCCACAAGCACCACCGACTGCAACTCCACCAAATCCTACTCCACCGACTCCTGCTTCACCAAGAGTTAGTGCGCCACAAACGCCAGCGAGTGCAACTCCACCGACTCCTGCTTCACCAAGAGTTAGTGCGCCACAAACGCCAGCGAGTGCAACTCCACCGACTCCTGCTTCACCGAGAGTTAGTGCGCCACAAACGCCAGCGAGTGCAACTCCACCGACTCCTGCTTCACCGAGAGTTAGTGCGCCACAAACGCCAGCGAGTGCAACTCCACCGACTCCTGCTTCACAGACAATTATTCCAGAATCCTCTCCTCCGCCACCAACGGCAGTTTCTACGCCTCCCAAGCAAGTAGAGAGAAAAGAAATTCAGACAGGCGTTACTTCAGGTAAAGCTAATCGTGAAAAAGCTAAAACCTCTGCTACTAGTAAACTAGTCACTTTGGCAAAAGCTGCTTTAATTCTTTGCGGTAGCTTAGTAGCTCTAGCCGTGTTATTTGTGGCAATTAGCTATGTAACAAGACCAAAAACGAATTCTATCAATAATGACTCTCCTACAACGATCGCAGAGCAAAACGGCAAACCGAGTGAATTGAATTCCTCATCAACAACTCACAATCAGCCAAATGGTGTTTCTCCGCAGCCAGCATCGACAACATCAAACTTGAACGAACAAGTGAAAATCGGTCGGCTAAAAACTTATACTTACAATACCAATCTGTTTTCCATAGACGTACCGGAAAACTGGCAGCGTCGCGATCGCAGTACGACAGGTGAAGCAATTGTTAGCTGGTACGATCCGACAAATAATGCAGCTATTGTAGTTGATGTCTTTACTAGAGAAGCATTTCAGCAAAAAGGTCAAATTCCCCAAGCAAGATTGAGCCGATTTTTAGCCAGAGCAGCCCAACAACAGTATCGTGCCAATCCTGATTTTCAGTTAGCTGCCACCGAACCAGCGAGTGGTGGTTGGCTGCAAGTTCATTGGAGTTATGCAGTGACCAACCTGCAAGGTAAAAAAAGCAAAATGTTGGGCTACGGTTTTGTCAAACAAGACGATGACAAAATTTCTTACATTCACTTCATCGTTCCTGAGACACAATATCCGCAATTGCGATCGCAGCTTGGTAAAGTTACCTCCAGTTATAGCGTCAACTCCACAGCGCCATTACCTTAA
- a CDS encoding response regulator transcription factor, with protein MSLLILVVDDEQSIRVSTSYALEQIGYSVVTAEHGKEALRIIEEYQPHLVITDIMMPQMNGYELIRWVRQRPAFRLLPVVFLTGRTETEERIRGYQMGGDAYLPKPFELDELHAVVRNLLERSQLISQLMQWELRLRDRAQNTGRLLVSTDTFDYNPLSVSTPISSPTETLRHQLHSQIQAAIAATRSHINFTDREQAVLKFLAQGLSNSQIATNLFLSPRTIEKYVSNLLGKTGTSNRVELLRFAMENHLIS; from the coding sequence ATGTCGTTACTAATTCTCGTGGTTGATGATGAGCAGTCGATTCGTGTTTCTACCAGCTATGCATTGGAGCAAATCGGTTACTCAGTAGTCACGGCAGAACATGGAAAAGAAGCGCTGAGAATTATTGAGGAATATCAACCTCATTTAGTTATCACCGATATTATGATGCCGCAGATGAATGGATACGAACTGATTCGATGGGTGCGTCAGCGTCCGGCATTTCGGTTATTGCCTGTCGTATTTTTAACCGGACGCACGGAAACAGAAGAACGCATTCGCGGCTATCAAATGGGAGGCGATGCATACTTACCTAAACCGTTTGAATTAGATGAGTTACATGCTGTCGTTCGCAATCTGCTGGAGCGATCGCAGCTGATATCTCAACTGATGCAATGGGAATTGCGCCTGCGCGATCGCGCACAAAATACAGGTAGGCTACTTGTCTCTACAGATACTTTCGACTACAATCCTCTCAGTGTCTCAACACCAATTTCATCGCCAACTGAAACCTTACGCCACCAATTGCATTCCCAAATCCAAGCAGCAATTGCAGCTACTAGATCTCACATTAATTTCACAGACAGAGAACAGGCTGTACTCAAATTTCTGGCGCAGGGACTATCTAATTCTCAAATTGCTACCAATCTATTTCTCAGTCCGCGCACGATAGAGAAATACGTGAGCAATTTGTTAGGTAAAACTGGAACTAGCAATCGTGTTGAATTGCTGCGCTTTGCGATGGAGAACCATTTAATTTCTTAA
- a CDS encoding CTB family bacteriocin, which produces MINENTELFVELSDEQQQLVAGGYSWDGYGDNSIYDALGTSLKENKSVQQLKVGIASTRNGSYVDQEYLNANQSFETDAFKYFTAK; this is translated from the coding sequence ATGATTAACGAAAATACCGAATTATTTGTCGAACTATCTGACGAGCAACAACAATTAGTCGCAGGTGGTTATTCTTGGGACGGCTATGGTGACAATTCTATCTATGATGCTTTGGGAACCAGCTTGAAAGAAAACAAATCCGTGCAACAACTCAAGGTGGGAATTGCTTCAACTCGCAACGGTAGCTATGTTGACCAAGAGTACTTGAATGCTAACCAAAGCTTTGAAACTGACGCTTTCAAATATTTCACAGCTAAATAA
- a CDS encoding CTB family bacteriocin has translation MINETNTELFVELSDEQQQLVAGGYSYPGGGDGQSIYDILNTSLKENKSVQHLKVGIASTRDGSYVEQDYLNANHKFETDAFKYFTAK, from the coding sequence ATGATTAACGAAACCAATACTGAATTATTTGTCGAACTATCTGACGAGCAACAACAATTAGTCGCAGGTGGTTATTCTTATCCCGGCGGTGGTGATGGTCAGTCCATCTATGACATTCTCAATACCAGCTTGAAAGAAAACAAATCCGTGCAACATCTCAAGGTGGGAATTGCTTCGACTCGCGACGGTAGCTACGTTGAGCAAGATTACTTGAATGCCAACCATAAGTTTGAAACTGATGCCTTCAAGTATTTCACAGCTAAGTAG
- a CDS encoding CTB family bacteriocin, which produces MINENTELFVELSDEQQQLVAGGYSWDGYGDNSIYDALGTSLKENKSVQQLKVGIASTRNGSYVDQEYLNANQSFETDAFKYFTAK; this is translated from the coding sequence ATGATTAACGAAAACACCGAATTATTTGTCGAACTATCTGACGAGCAACAACAATTAGTCGCAGGTGGTTATTCTTGGGACGGCTATGGTGACAATTCTATCTATGATGCTTTGGGAACCAGCTTGAAAGAAAACAAATCCGTGCAACAACTCAAGGTGGGAATTGCTTCAACTCGCAACGGTAGCTATGTTGACCAAGAGTACTTGAATGCTAACCAAAGCTTTGAAACTGACGCTTTCAAATATTTCACAGCTAAATAA
- a CDS encoding CTB family bacteriocin, whose protein sequence is MINETNTELFVELSDEQQQLVAGGYSWDGYGDNSIYDALGTSLKENKSVQHLKVGIASTRDGSYVEQDYLNANHKFETDAFKYFTAK, encoded by the coding sequence ATGATTAACGAAACCAATACTGAATTATTTGTCGAACTATCTGACGAGCAACAACAATTAGTTGCAGGTGGTTATTCTTGGGACGGCTATGGTGACAATTCTATTTATGATGCTTTGGGAACCAGCTTGAAAGAAAACAAATCCGTGCAACATCTCAAAGTAGGAATTGCTTCGACTCGCGACGGTAGCTACGTTGAGCAAGATTACTTGAATGCCAACCACAAGTTTGAAACTGATGCGTTCAAATATTTCACAGCTAAGTAG
- a CDS encoding CTB family bacteriocin, whose protein sequence is MINETNTELFVELSDEQQQLVAGGYSWDGYGDNSIYDALGTSLKENKSVQHLKVGIASTRDGSYVEQDYLNANHKFETDAFKYFTAK, encoded by the coding sequence ATGATTAACGAAACCAATACTGAATTATTTGTCGAACTATCTGACGAGCAACAACAATTAGTCGCAGGTGGTTATTCTTGGGACGGCTATGGTGACAATTCTATTTATGATGCTTTGGGAACCAGCTTGAAAGAAAACAAATCCGTGCAACATCTCAAAGTAGGAATTGCCTCGACTCGCGACGGTAGCTACGTTGAGCAAGATTACTTGAATGCCAACCACAAGTTTGAAACTGACGCTTTCAAGTATTTCACAGCTAAATAG
- a CDS encoding CTB family bacteriocin produces MINENTELFVELSDEQQQLVAGGYSWDSYGDNSIYDALGTSLKENKSVQHLKVGIASTRDGSYVEQDYLNANHKFETDAFKYFTAK; encoded by the coding sequence ATGATTAACGAAAACACCGAGTTATTTGTCGAACTATCTGACGAGCAACAACAATTAGTCGCAGGTGGTTATTCTTGGGACAGCTATGGTGACAATTCCATCTATGATGCTCTGGGAACCAGCTTGAAAGAAAACAAATCCGTGCAACATCTCAAGGTAGGGATTGCTTCGACTCGCGACGGTAGCTATGTTGAGCAAGATTACTTGAATGCCAACCACAAGTTTGAAACTGATGCCTTCAAGTACTTTACTGCCAAGTAA
- a CDS encoding HlyD family secretion protein has product MVSEVNPESLRIVESEEFLPSISPTVTIGGGVLVVAFSAAVSLAATLNYNVTVKAPASIRGEVQIVQSASDGVVRNITVKENQLVKKGDAIAYVDNSQILTRRNQLLDSIQQSRSQLRQISSQLSSIDSQIAAESNLSTRSVASAQAELQLQQRDYLAKQQTAIAEVQVAQASLDLAREEMQRYRQLANTGAIPILQVKEKEQAYKAAQAKVNQAKANLNPSNATVSIANERIAQEEARGMATVAALQKERKNLVSNQIELQNQVARDTKEVQQMGVELSKTMILSPTDGTVLKLELRNPGQVVSTGQAIAQISRTNSRLDIKTYVPGAEISKIKPGQQVQMRVSACPYPDYGTLKGVVKTVAPDVVPTASGAASESPTPAGAYEVTIQPNTWFVGTGDRLCRLQPGMEGTVDIISKSETPLQFVLRKARILSGI; this is encoded by the coding sequence ATGGTTAGCGAAGTCAATCCAGAATCTCTACGAATAGTTGAAAGCGAAGAGTTTCTACCCTCAATTAGTCCTACAGTCACAATTGGCGGCGGAGTTCTGGTAGTTGCCTTCAGTGCAGCGGTATCCTTGGCTGCTACGCTCAACTACAACGTGACAGTTAAAGCACCTGCATCAATTCGCGGCGAAGTCCAAATTGTCCAATCGGCATCCGATGGCGTTGTCAGAAATATTACCGTCAAAGAAAACCAATTGGTGAAAAAAGGTGACGCGATCGCTTACGTTGACAATTCACAAATTTTAACTAGAAGAAACCAATTACTTGACAGCATTCAACAAAGCCGTTCTCAACTGAGACAAATTTCATCTCAGTTGAGTTCCATCGATAGTCAAATTGCGGCAGAATCAAATTTATCAACTCGTTCAGTTGCTTCCGCCCAAGCAGAATTGCAACTACAGCAAAGAGATTACCTTGCCAAACAACAGACAGCGATCGCAGAAGTGCAAGTCGCTCAAGCCTCATTAGATCTGGCGCGAGAGGAGATGCAACGCTACCGTCAACTAGCCAATACAGGCGCAATTCCTATATTACAAGTTAAAGAAAAAGAACAAGCTTATAAAGCGGCGCAGGCAAAAGTCAATCAAGCCAAAGCCAATCTCAACCCCAGTAATGCTACAGTCTCGATCGCCAACGAACGCATCGCCCAAGAAGAAGCACGGGGTATGGCAACCGTAGCCGCATTACAAAAAGAACGTAAAAACTTAGTTAGTAACCAAATCGAATTACAAAACCAAGTTGCCCGCGACACTAAAGAAGTTCAACAAATGGGGGTAGAACTGAGCAAGACCATGATTCTCTCCCCCACTGATGGTACGGTGTTGAAACTAGAGTTGCGCAACCCAGGACAGGTAGTTAGCACCGGACAAGCGATCGCCCAAATTTCCCGCACCAACTCGCGTTTAGACATCAAAACCTACGTCCCAGGCGCAGAGATTAGCAAGATCAAGCCAGGTCAGCAAGTTCAGATGCGCGTTTCCGCCTGTCCTTACCCCGACTACGGCACGCTTAAGGGTGTAGTCAAAACCGTGGCTCCCGATGTCGTACCTACTGCTAGCGGTGCAGCCAGCGAGTCCCCGACTCCAGCAGGCGCATATGAGGTGACAATTCAGCCGAATACGTGGTTTGTCGGTACTGGCGATCGCCTGTGTCGATTGCAACCTGGTATGGAAGGGACAGTAGACATTATTTCCAAATCAGAGACACCATTACAATTCGTTTTACGTAAAGCAAGAATTCTTTCGGGTATCTAA